One Methanobacterium sp. genomic region harbors:
- the kaiC gene encoding circadian clock protein KaiC, translating to MSNAENLLDSNGSILEKTFTGIEGLDDITEGGLPQGRPTLVCGAAGCGKTIFAMEFIVHGAEMGEPGVFVSFEEPIEDLKKNFISMNPDLDDLIDQNKISFDYVHIERSEIEETGEYDLEGLFIRLGYAIDSIGAKRIVLDTVEALFSGFSAEALLRAELRRLFQWLKNKGVTAIITGESGEKTLTRYGLEEYVADCVILLNNPVINKITTRNLRIVKYRGSAHGTNEYPFLIGKTGITVLPITSVGLDHHVSNEYVSTGIGRLDTMLDGKGYYKGSSILVTGNAGTGKSSLAAQFADAACKRGEKCIYLAFEESPEQIIRNMKSIGIDLGHWVDKGLLKFHATRPTLYGLEIHLVTIYKLVNEFMPDVAVIDPISNLITVGSPNDVKSMLIRLIDFLKDNKITSLSTSLSMIGYVEADVGVSSLMDTWIDLRAKEVNGERNRTLDIIKSRGMAHSNQMREFLLTDDGIVLEDVYLGPAGMLTGSARLSQMAIEKTQKLVRKQEIERKQREIERKRSLMEIQIAEIKSKFEAQEEEFKRIIEQEKLKEKTLENDRNGMARMRKADKGN from the coding sequence ATGTCAAATGCGGAAAATCTGTTAGATAGTAATGGATCTATACTTGAAAAAACTTTTACGGGCATTGAAGGTTTAGATGATATTACTGAAGGGGGATTACCTCAGGGACGTCCCACTTTAGTTTGTGGTGCTGCAGGTTGTGGTAAAACCATTTTTGCAATGGAATTTATTGTTCATGGGGCAGAAATGGGGGAACCTGGAGTTTTTGTATCCTTTGAAGAGCCTATTGAAGATCTTAAAAAGAATTTTATTTCAATGAACCCTGATTTAGATGACCTTATCGATCAAAATAAAATTTCATTTGATTATGTCCATATAGAGCGCAGTGAAATTGAAGAAACAGGAGAATATGATCTAGAAGGATTGTTTATAAGATTAGGATATGCTATTGATTCTATAGGGGCTAAAAGAATTGTTTTAGATACAGTAGAAGCTCTTTTTTCAGGATTCAGTGCTGAAGCGTTACTCCGTGCAGAACTCCGCCGATTATTCCAGTGGCTTAAAAACAAAGGAGTTACAGCCATCATAACTGGGGAAAGTGGTGAAAAAACACTTACTCGCTATGGATTAGAGGAATACGTTGCAGATTGTGTTATACTACTCAATAATCCAGTTATAAATAAAATTACAACTAGAAATCTGAGAATAGTTAAATACAGAGGTTCTGCACACGGCACAAATGAATATCCATTCTTAATTGGCAAAACTGGAATTACCGTGCTTCCAATTACTTCTGTTGGATTAGATCACCATGTATCTAATGAATATGTTTCAACAGGTATTGGAAGACTTGATACTATGCTTGATGGGAAGGGCTATTATAAAGGTAGTAGTATTCTTGTTACTGGAAATGCAGGAACTGGTAAAAGTAGTCTTGCAGCGCAATTTGCAGATGCAGCATGTAAAAGGGGAGAAAAATGTATTTATTTGGCTTTTGAAGAATCTCCAGAACAAATTATCCGTAATATGAAATCAATTGGTATTGATCTTGGACACTGGGTTGATAAAGGGCTTCTAAAATTTCATGCAACACGCCCGACACTCTATGGGCTTGAAATACATCTTGTAACTATATATAAACTGGTAAATGAATTTATGCCAGATGTTGCTGTTATTGATCCTATATCTAATTTAATCACAGTAGGAAGTCCAAATGACGTTAAATCTATGCTTATACGTTTAATTGACTTTTTAAAGGACAATAAAATAACTTCACTGTCTACAAGTCTCTCAATGATAGGATATGTTGAAGCTGATGTGGGTGTTTCATCTTTAATGGACACCTGGATTGATTTAAGAGCAAAAGAAGTTAATGGTGAGCGAAATCGTACACTGGATATTATAAAATCTCGCGGTATGGCTCATTCAAACCAGATGAGGGAATTTTTATTAACTGACGATGGAATTGTATTAGAAGATGTTTATCTGGGACCTGCAGGGATGTTAACTGGTTCGGCACGACTTTCACAAATGGCAATAGAAAAAACACAGAAATTAGTGCGTAAACAAGAAATTGAAAGAAAACAAAGGGAAATTGAACGTAAACGCAGCTTAATGGAAATTCAGATAGCTGAAATCAAGTCTAAATTTGAAGCTCAAGAAGAAGAATTTAAAAGAATAATTGAACAGGAAAAACTAAAAGAAAAAACTCTGGAAAATGATCGAAATGGCATGGCCCGAATGAGAAAAGCTGATAAGGGGAATTAA
- a CDS encoding metalloregulator ArsR/SmtB family transcription factor, translating into MFKALGNVNRLMLIYKLASGEMEKVSVTEMAKITGLTQPAASQHLKILKTAKILNATKQGNYIYYTFNRSALINHKEKIDFLFGCLFLKCNKSGKRE; encoded by the coding sequence TTGTTCAAAGCACTCGGAAATGTTAACCGACTGATGTTAATCTATAAATTAGCATCCGGCGAAATGGAGAAGGTTAGTGTTACTGAAATGGCAAAGATAACGGGTTTAACCCAACCAGCTGCTTCACAACATCTTAAGATACTAAAAACTGCGAAGATCCTCAACGCAACAAAACAGGGAAACTATATATATTACACCTTCAACAGGAGTGCCCTGATAAATCACAAAGAAAAAATTGATTTTTTATTTGGTTGCCTGTTTTTAAAGTGCAACAAATCAGGAAAGCGCGAATAA
- the lon gene encoding endopeptidase La has translation MTEMNINKELSVLVIPNTVYLNRTDITLKISKKIGSEIYKRVAADDFYGIALAVREGSTEGLYSEEDFYQVGTLIKIQNAKAMKDFYQLKMEIVERVEVDELIPEGTNYRATYRLIPDIMDLDPEDEEDILKHIKYLVSEISENFKGSKTYVEQVNKLDDITKIIAYVFPYMRISLEEKQALLEIRSLKEKSLKFLDILIEQKEAVKFQMEMAAKFNEEMSKRNRENMLKEQLRAIQEELDDVEGGSGKKDYMQLIEEADMPEDVKEVALEELAKLERQGPHSSEENVIRNYLDLLVALPWGKSKIKDIDIESARKLLNEQHYGLEKVKDRIIQHLTVMKLKQNKQGSILLLAGPPGTGKTSLGKSIAEALGRKYVRISLGGVKDESEIRGHRRTYLGALPGRIIQGMKRAGERNPVFILDEVDKIRAGINGDPESALLEVLDPEQNDTFSDHYLEVPYDLSDVFFIATANSLRDIPGPLRDRMEIIEVGSYTSHEKFHIAKNHLIGEVLEDHGLDDTQLQIEDEALKTIIEKYTREAGVRGLKRQLSAVARVTSEKVVLGTVDLPYVVKSDMLYDILGHELIAQQQAGKNNPPGVVTGLAWTPVGGDILFIEGAFMPGNGKLTLTGQLGDVMKESAKISQSLIRSRLAFHLEGIEFDKKDLHIHVPSGAIPKDGPSAGVALLTTIASLVTGRKVDPKLAMTGEISLRGAVLPVGGIKEKVLAAHRAGINRIILPKDNEKDLDDIPQDVKDDIKFIFAETVEDVISETIGIELPKPVMYSMTSNQITGGAGA, from the coding sequence ATGACCGAAATGAACATCAACAAAGAATTGTCTGTACTGGTTATACCAAACACAGTTTATTTAAATAGGACTGATATAACCTTAAAAATTAGTAAAAAAATTGGTAGCGAAATCTACAAGCGAGTTGCAGCAGATGACTTCTATGGAATTGCACTTGCTGTCCGTGAAGGAAGTACTGAAGGACTGTACAGCGAAGAAGACTTCTACCAAGTAGGTACATTAATTAAAATTCAAAATGCCAAAGCAATGAAAGATTTCTATCAACTTAAAATGGAAATCGTTGAAAGAGTAGAAGTAGATGAACTAATTCCTGAAGGGACAAATTACAGGGCAACCTACAGGTTAATTCCAGATATAATGGACTTAGATCCAGAAGATGAAGAAGATATACTCAAACACATCAAATATCTGGTTTCTGAAATAAGTGAAAACTTCAAAGGCTCAAAAACATACGTTGAGCAGGTAAATAAATTAGATGACATAACCAAAATCATAGCCTATGTTTTCCCTTACATGAGAATATCTCTTGAAGAAAAACAGGCCTTACTTGAAATACGATCACTAAAAGAAAAGAGCTTAAAGTTCTTAGACATTTTAATCGAACAAAAAGAAGCAGTTAAGTTCCAGATGGAAATGGCTGCAAAGTTCAATGAAGAAATGAGCAAAAGAAACAGAGAAAACATGCTCAAAGAGCAGCTTAGAGCCATACAAGAAGAACTTGACGATGTAGAAGGCGGAAGCGGTAAAAAAGATTACATGCAGTTAATCGAAGAAGCGGACATGCCCGAGGATGTCAAAGAAGTAGCTCTTGAAGAACTGGCTAAACTTGAAAGACAAGGCCCTCACAGCTCAGAAGAAAACGTCATAAGAAACTACCTTGACCTGCTTGTCGCCCTTCCATGGGGTAAAAGCAAGATCAAAGATATTGACATAGAATCTGCAAGGAAACTCTTAAACGAACAGCACTACGGACTTGAAAAAGTTAAAGACAGGATCATTCAACACCTCACAGTAATGAAATTAAAACAAAACAAACAGGGATCCATTTTATTACTTGCAGGACCTCCAGGAACTGGTAAAACCAGTTTAGGTAAAAGTATTGCCGAAGCTTTAGGGCGTAAATATGTTAGAATCAGCCTTGGTGGTGTTAAAGACGAATCTGAAATCAGAGGTCACAGAAGAACCTATCTCGGAGCTTTACCCGGCAGAATTATCCAGGGAATGAAACGCGCAGGCGAAAGAAACCCTGTATTCATCTTAGATGAAGTGGATAAAATAAGAGCCGGAATAAACGGTGACCCCGAAAGCGCATTACTGGAAGTATTAGATCCAGAACAAAATGACACTTTCTCAGACCACTACTTAGAAGTGCCTTACGATCTATCCGATGTATTCTTCATTGCAACAGCAAACTCACTCAGAGATATTCCAGGACCGCTCAGGGACCGTATGGAAATCATAGAAGTTGGCAGCTACACCAGCCACGAGAAATTCCACATTGCTAAAAATCATTTGATTGGAGAGGTACTGGAAGATCACGGTTTAGATGACACCCAACTTCAAATCGAGGACGAAGCTTTAAAAACAATCATTGAAAAATACACCAGAGAAGCTGGTGTAAGGGGACTTAAACGTCAATTATCTGCAGTTGCAAGGGTGACATCAGAGAAAGTTGTACTTGGTACAGTTGATTTACCTTACGTTGTTAAATCTGACATGTTATACGACATATTAGGACATGAACTTATCGCACAGCAACAAGCAGGTAAAAACAACCCGCCAGGAGTTGTAACAGGTCTCGCATGGACTCCAGTAGGCGGTGACATCCTGTTCATCGAAGGTGCTTTCATGCCAGGTAATGGAAAATTAACTCTTACCGGTCAATTAGGTGATGTAATGAAAGAATCAGCTAAGATATCTCAAAGCCTGATTCGTTCAAGACTTGCATTCCACTTAGAAGGTATTGAGTTTGACAAAAAAGACTTACACATACACGTTCCATCAGGAGCAATTCCAAAAGATGGACCATCTGCAGGTGTAGCATTACTAACCACCATTGCATCACTGGTAACAGGCCGTAAAGTTGACCCTAAACTGGCCATGACCGGTGAAATTTCACTTAGAGGTGCAGTACTTCCAGTAGGTGGAATTAAAGAGAAGGTACTTGCAGCCCATCGTGCTGGAATAAACAGAATTATCCTACCAAAGGACAATGAAAAAGATTTAGATGATATTCCACAGGATGTTAAAGATGATATAAAATTCATCTTCGCTGAAACAGTGGAAGATGTCATAAGTGAAACCATTGGTATTGAACTTCCAAAACCAGTGATGTACAGCATGACATCAAACCAGATAACAGGTGGAGCTGGAGCTTAA
- a CDS encoding methanogenesis marker 8 protein, with protein MDEHVIEALGKTRVVVRDGKVVEVGEPKISYCPLFDKYRGIKEITPEAVKENIEFRILDFGMCTSERKLRMKDFLSFGVSETLGTLLDEGIIDCAVIVSEGCGTTIVEDPEFVQGMAGRISAFLSTSPIEKIIVTVGRENVLNPETAEINQIKGVLKAIEMGHKKIAVSVVFSEDAKKLREIEKEHEGVNIYIFAAHVTEMSKEEAEEMFDYADVITGCASKYIREVGEGRKIFTAGASIPIYGASKDGEHFLKIRIEKIGGLKDKPDAKLPDPLI; from the coding sequence ATGGATGAACATGTAATAGAAGCGCTTGGAAAAACAAGGGTTGTAGTAAGAGATGGAAAAGTAGTGGAAGTTGGAGAACCAAAAATCAGTTACTGTCCCCTTTTTGATAAATACAGAGGAATCAAAGAGATTACACCTGAGGCCGTAAAAGAAAACATAGAATTTAGAATCCTTGATTTTGGAATGTGTACTTCCGAGAGAAAATTACGTATGAAAGATTTTTTATCATTTGGAGTATCTGAAACACTGGGAACTCTTCTTGATGAAGGTATAATTGACTGTGCTGTTATTGTAAGTGAAGGATGCGGAACCACCATCGTTGAGGATCCTGAGTTTGTGCAGGGCATGGCTGGCAGGATATCAGCATTTTTAAGCACATCCCCAATTGAAAAAATCATAGTTACAGTGGGACGTGAAAATGTCCTTAATCCTGAAACTGCTGAAATTAACCAGATTAAAGGTGTACTAAAGGCTATTGAAATGGGCCACAAAAAAATAGCAGTTTCTGTTGTATTCTCTGAAGATGCAAAAAAACTTAGAGAGATTGAAAAAGAACATGAAGGGGTTAATATTTACATATTCGCTGCCCATGTAACTGAAATGTCTAAGGAAGAAGCTGAAGAGATGTTCGATTATGCAGATGTTATAACTGGCTGTGCTTCAAAATATATAAGAGAAGTTGGTGAAGGGAGAAAAATTTTCACTGCAGGTGCATCTATACCAATCTATGGGGCTTCAAAAGATGGAGAACACTTTTTAAAAATAAGAATTGAAAAAATAGGTGGATTAAAGGATAAACCTGATGCTAAGTTGCCTGATCCTTTAATTTAA
- a CDS encoding adenylosuccinate synthetase, with protein sequence MTCSILVGGAWGDEGKGKCITYLCDNDKPDIIARAGVGPNAGHSVEIHGEKYGLRLTPSGFVHTGARMLIGAGVLVDPEVFMHEMDYLNKYNVRDRTFVDYRCAIIENKHKEQDQASDYLKNKIGSTGTGCGPANSDRVMRTIKLAEQYEELEDYLTNVPQEVNDALDDDKEVFIEGSQGFGLSLYYGTYPYVTSKDTTASTFAADVGVGPTRIDEVIAVFKSYITRVGEGPFATEITQEKAEEMGIEEYGTVTGRRRRVGLFDMELARESCMINGATQIALTCVDKLFPNCENVTDYSKLPGEVKKFIEEIEGETGVPVTIISTGPDLEDTIDLRDELL encoded by the coding sequence ATGACATGTAGTATATTAGTTGGTGGCGCCTGGGGAGATGAAGGTAAAGGTAAATGTATCACTTATCTTTGTGACAATGATAAACCAGACATTATAGCAAGAGCAGGTGTAGGTCCAAACGCAGGCCACTCTGTTGAAATTCACGGCGAAAAATATGGATTAAGATTAACTCCTTCCGGATTTGTACATACTGGTGCAAGAATGCTCATTGGAGCAGGAGTACTGGTGGATCCTGAAGTTTTCATGCATGAAATGGACTATTTAAATAAATATAATGTTCGGGACAGGACTTTTGTTGATTATAGATGCGCAATTATAGAAAACAAACATAAAGAACAGGATCAGGCTTCTGATTATCTTAAAAATAAAATAGGGAGTACTGGAACTGGATGCGGACCTGCAAACTCAGACAGAGTTATGAGGACTATAAAACTTGCAGAACAATATGAAGAACTTGAAGATTACCTAACAAATGTTCCTCAAGAAGTAAATGACGCATTAGACGATGATAAAGAGGTTTTTATTGAAGGATCTCAGGGATTCGGCCTCTCTCTTTATTATGGTACATATCCATACGTAACAAGCAAAGACACAACAGCAAGCACATTTGCAGCTGATGTGGGTGTGGGACCAACCAGAATTGATGAAGTAATAGCTGTTTTTAAATCTTATATAACAAGAGTTGGTGAAGGACCTTTTGCAACTGAAATAACACAGGAAAAAGCTGAAGAAATGGGCATTGAAGAATATGGTACCGTAACCGGCCGTAGAAGAAGGGTAGGTTTATTTGACATGGAACTTGCAAGGGAATCATGTATGATAAACGGTGCAACTCAAATCGCATTAACCTGTGTAGATAAACTTTTCCCTAACTGTGAAAATGTAACAGATTATTCTAAACTTCCTGGAGAAGTTAAAAAGTTTATAGAAGAAATCGAAGGCGAAACAGGTGTCCCTGTAACTATAATTTCAACAGGACCTGATCTCGAAGATACAATAGATTTAAGAGATGAACTTTTATAA
- a CDS encoding M20/M25/M40 family metallo-hydrolase produces MQKALDYVDENLDTFIEDLKSICSIPSISTQDEGIKECVTKIKEILEESGLNVQILEMEGANPLIYGEYKPENYNKTIIFYNHYDVQPADPLELWTSPPFEPEIRDGKIFARGVADNKGNIIARVKAVESILKTRGDLPVAVKFVFEGEEEIGGVSLPKYIDKYKGLFEADIGVWESGDKHENGRPSVKLGYKGLAFFEFFVKKADRDVHSGRAGLVPNPVWRLVEFLSSLRDEKGKILVEGFYDDIKITKEDEELLKEIPFNDDETKKEYGLTEFAGKFEGFDALKSLYLKPTCNIDGIKSGYIGEGTKTIVPSEAFAKVDFRLFPGQTPEKLLENLHEHIEKHGFSDVEVKYHYGYESAKTAPSSFAVDIIRDATRKTYGMEPLIYPISVGSSPIYNFINKLGIPTVSTGAEYWGSLVHSPNENIRIEDFRLAVKNIVNIIAELSKH; encoded by the coding sequence ATGCAAAAAGCGTTAGACTATGTGGATGAAAATCTTGACACGTTTATTGAAGACCTTAAATCGATATGTTCCATTCCGTCTATATCTACGCAAGATGAAGGTATAAAAGAATGTGTAACAAAGATTAAAGAAATTCTTGAAGAATCGGGATTGAATGTCCAAATACTGGAGATGGAAGGGGCAAATCCTCTAATCTATGGGGAGTACAAACCTGAAAATTACAATAAAACAATTATTTTTTACAACCACTACGACGTGCAGCCGGCAGATCCTCTGGAGCTGTGGACGAGCCCGCCTTTTGAGCCGGAGATACGGGACGGTAAAATATTTGCAAGGGGAGTTGCAGATAACAAAGGAAATATTATAGCTAGAGTCAAGGCTGTGGAATCCATTTTAAAGACAAGGGGTGATCTTCCAGTAGCTGTTAAATTTGTTTTTGAGGGTGAAGAGGAAATTGGAGGTGTTTCACTTCCAAAATATATTGATAAATATAAAGGCCTCTTTGAAGCTGATATCGGCGTCTGGGAATCTGGTGATAAGCACGAAAACGGGAGACCATCTGTAAAGCTCGGTTACAAAGGGCTTGCATTTTTTGAATTTTTTGTTAAGAAAGCTGATAGGGACGTGCATTCAGGCAGGGCGGGTTTAGTGCCTAATCCTGTCTGGAGATTAGTGGAGTTTTTAAGCAGTCTTAGAGATGAAAAGGGTAAAATCCTGGTTGAAGGATTCTATGATGATATTAAAATAACTAAAGAAGATGAAGAACTTTTAAAAGAAATTCCATTTAACGACGATGAGACAAAGAAAGAATATGGACTAACTGAATTTGCAGGGAAATTTGAAGGATTTGATGCGCTAAAATCCTTATATTTAAAACCAACATGCAACATCGATGGTATAAAATCAGGTTACATTGGAGAGGGAACCAAAACTATAGTTCCAAGTGAAGCCTTTGCTAAAGTAGACTTTAGACTTTTCCCAGGGCAGACACCTGAAAAGCTTCTTGAAAATCTCCATGAACATATAGAAAAACATGGATTCAGTGATGTTGAGGTTAAGTATCATTATGGGTATGAATCCGCTAAAACAGCACCTTCTTCCTTTGCAGTGGATATAATCAGGGATGCAACTAGAAAAACATACGGCATGGAACCTTTAATTTATCCAATTTCTGTTGGAAGCAGCCCTATCTATAATTTCATAAATAAATTAGGTATCCCAACTGTCTCTACTGGTGCAGAATACTGGGGCTCTCTGGTGCATTCTCCAAATGAAAATATAAGGATAGAAGACTTTAGACTTGCTGTTAAAAACATTGTAAATATAATTGCTGAATTATCTAAACATTAA
- a CDS encoding tetratricopeptide repeat protein produces MDIFGDKTEYEKYFDKAGSYLEKGNLEKAIEYLDKALEINPNYIDALVNQGFALQNLGIFNEALDCYDKILAINPNQAVALLNKGIILLDKLKDYEKAINCYDILLNMDKRVFKDVIKEYNINYPHIYANIYNDKGLALFNLKRYKDAIYYYNESLKIDPENLKALHGKKLAEDELNDIKNNSHPNYNTQINDGMDFCPKCGTKSVTGAEFCYNCGAKLIQDNAVGDINTSINGSGNENFNYQNIEKSVVRMNEPKKFKHPLISILDAINNIFLVLLFVSTVILILSYIIPLSEIIRYSSGIFVIIFLAIAVSSSTISNMLKRRLRQKIIQTGIPAQARVLKVTNLEYSHHQGIRTAKLTLEVDPETDAPYQVKSTVNVGVSDASLIFRPGSTVKVFIDPGDASQVEVEY; encoded by the coding sequence ATGGATATTTTTGGTGATAAAACAGAATATGAAAAATATTTTGACAAAGCAGGTAGCTACTTAGAAAAAGGGAATCTTGAAAAAGCCATTGAATATCTTGATAAAGCTCTGGAAATAAATCCAAATTATATTGATGCTTTGGTTAACCAAGGATTTGCACTTCAAAATTTAGGTATTTTTAATGAAGCATTAGATTGTTATGATAAAATATTAGCAATAAATCCTAATCAGGCAGTAGCTCTGCTAAATAAAGGCATTATATTACTTGATAAACTTAAAGACTATGAAAAAGCAATAAATTGTTATGATATTCTTTTAAATATGGATAAAAGAGTTTTTAAGGATGTAATTAAGGAATATAATATTAATTATCCTCATATATATGCTAATATCTATAATGATAAAGGTTTAGCCTTATTTAATCTTAAAAGATATAAAGATGCCATTTATTACTATAATGAATCGTTGAAAATTGATCCTGAAAATTTAAAAGCCTTACACGGTAAAAAACTTGCAGAAGATGAATTAAATGATATAAAAAACAATTCACATCCTAATTATAATACTCAAATTAATGATGGGATGGATTTTTGCCCTAAATGTGGAACTAAAAGTGTAACGGGTGCTGAATTTTGTTATAATTGCGGGGCAAAGTTAATTCAGGATAATGCAGTTGGAGATATTAACACATCTATTAATGGTAGTGGAAATGAAAATTTTAATTATCAAAATATAGAAAAATCAGTAGTTAGGATGAATGAGCCCAAAAAGTTTAAACATCCCTTAATATCTATTCTTGATGCAATTAATAATATATTTCTTGTTCTTTTATTTGTAAGTACTGTAATTTTGATTTTATCTTACATTATACCTCTATCCGAGATCATTCGGTATAGTTCTGGAATTTTCGTAATTATATTTTTAGCAATTGCCGTGAGTTCATCAACAATTTCAAACATGCTTAAAAGACGTCTTAGGCAAAAAATTATACAAACTGGCATTCCAGCTCAGGCACGCGTCCTTAAAGTGACTAACTTAGAATACAGTCATCATCAAGGAATACGAACTGCAAAACTCACCCTTGAAGTAGATCCAGAAACAGATGCCCCTTACCAGGTAAAGTCTACTGTAAATGTAGGTGTAAGTGATGCATCACTTATTTTCCGCCCAGGTAGTACAGTCAAAGTTTTCATTGATCCTGGAGATGCCAGTCAGGTTGAAGTTGAGTATTAA
- a CDS encoding LL-diaminopimelate aminotransferase: MTVKINENYLLLKSSYIFAEIAHRVDKYQKEHPDADVIRMGIGDVTRPLPKAVVKEFKNAVDEMGQADTFRGYGPEQGYDFLIEEIIKNDYAPRGIQLDNDEVFISDGAKCDTGNIQEIFGLDNVIAVTDPVYPVYVETNIMAGRGGPMGEDGKYEGLVYLPCTEENDLVPALPEEDVDLIYLCFPNNPTGTALTKEQLAKWVNYAKENDAIILFDAAYEAYIREDNIPHSIYEIDGAKEVAIEFRSFSKNAGFTGTRCAYTVVPKELMGYDGEGNPQALNPLWNRRQTTKFNGVSYPIQVAAKAVYSPEGQKEIQESIDYYMKNAEIIRESLTKIGLKIYGGVNSPYIWVKTPNGMDSWEFFDTLLDKAYVVGTPGVGFGPSGEGYFRLTAFNTLENTKEAMSRISKLSF; encoded by the coding sequence ATGACAGTCAAAATTAATGAAAACTACCTATTACTTAAAAGCAGTTATATATTTGCAGAAATTGCTCACCGTGTTGATAAATATCAAAAAGAACACCCTGACGCTGATGTTATCCGTATGGGTATTGGTGACGTCACAAGGCCGTTACCAAAGGCTGTAGTAAAAGAATTCAAAAATGCAGTTGATGAAATGGGCCAGGCCGACACATTTAGAGGCTATGGACCAGAACAGGGATACGATTTTCTAATTGAAGAAATCATCAAAAATGATTACGCTCCAAGGGGAATCCAATTAGACAATGATGAAGTATTCATCAGCGACGGGGCAAAATGTGATACTGGAAACATCCAGGAAATATTTGGGCTTGATAATGTAATAGCAGTAACAGACCCAGTTTACCCGGTTTATGTGGAAACTAATATCATGGCAGGACGTGGAGGCCCTATGGGAGAAGACGGAAAATATGAGGGACTTGTTTACCTTCCATGCACTGAAGAAAATGACCTTGTACCTGCACTCCCCGAAGAAGATGTAGACTTAATCTATTTATGTTTCCCAAACAACCCAACAGGTACCGCTCTTACAAAAGAACAGTTAGCTAAGTGGGTAAATTATGCCAAAGAAAACGATGCTATAATTCTCTTCGACGCGGCTTATGAAGCTTACATACGTGAAGACAACATCCCTCACAGTATCTACGAAATAGACGGGGCAAAAGAAGTAGCTATTGAATTTAGAAGCTTCTCTAAAAATGCAGGATTCACCGGTACCAGATGTGCTTACACTGTAGTACCTAAAGAACTTATGGGGTATGATGGGGAAGGAAATCCTCAAGCTTTAAACCCTCTGTGGAACAGGAGGCAGACAACCAAATTCAACGGCGTCTCTTATCCTATACAAGTTGCTGCTAAAGCTGTTTATTCTCCAGAAGGACAGAAAGAGATTCAGGAATCAATTGATTATTACATGAAAAATGCCGAAATTATCAGAGAAAGCTTAACAAAAATTGGCCTTAAAATTTACGGTGGAGTTAACTCACCTTATATATGGGTCAAAACACCAAACGGCATGGATTCCTGGGAATTCTTTGACACCCTGTTAGATAAAGCTTATGTTGTAGGTACACCTGGTGTAGGTTTTGGTCCGAGTGGTGAAGGTTACTTCAGATTAACTGCGTTTAACACGCTTGAGAATACCAAGGAAGCAATGAGCAGGATATCTAAATTATCCTTCTAA